From Streptomyces zhihengii, the proteins below share one genomic window:
- a CDS encoding hydroxymethylglutaryl-CoA lyase — MTTALPMTVPDPGLPARVRIHEVGPRDGLQNESAVVPVETKAEFVRRLAGAGLTTVEATSFVHPKWVPQLADAERLFPMVSDLAGVRLPVLVPNDRGLDRALSLGAREVAVFASATESFAKANLNRTVDEALAMFEPVVTRAVEHGLRVRGYVSMCFGDPWEGAVPLAQVAAVCRRLAEMGCDELSLGDTIGVATPGHVTALLTALNDAGVPTSRLAVHFHDTYGQALSNTLAALRHGVSVVDASAGGLGGCPYAKSATGNLATEDLVWMLDGLGIETGVDLGRLTATSVWMAEQLGRPSPSRTVRALSHKE; from the coding sequence ATGACGACGGCGCTGCCGATGACCGTGCCCGACCCGGGCCTGCCCGCACGGGTCCGCATCCACGAGGTCGGCCCCCGCGACGGCCTGCAGAACGAGTCCGCCGTCGTCCCGGTGGAGACCAAGGCGGAGTTCGTCCGCCGGCTGGCCGGGGCGGGGCTCACCACGGTCGAGGCGACCAGCTTCGTCCACCCGAAGTGGGTCCCCCAGCTCGCCGACGCCGAGCGGCTGTTCCCGATGGTGAGCGATCTGGCCGGGGTGCGGCTGCCGGTGCTGGTGCCCAACGACCGCGGGCTGGACCGGGCGCTGAGCCTCGGGGCCCGTGAGGTCGCGGTGTTCGCCAGCGCCACCGAGTCCTTCGCGAAGGCCAACCTCAACCGCACGGTCGACGAGGCGCTCGCGATGTTCGAGCCCGTGGTCACCCGGGCCGTCGAGCACGGGCTGCGGGTGCGCGGCTATGTGTCGATGTGCTTCGGCGACCCGTGGGAGGGCGCCGTGCCCCTCGCCCAGGTCGCCGCGGTGTGCCGCCGGCTCGCGGAGATGGGCTGCGACGAGCTGAGCCTCGGCGACACCATCGGCGTCGCCACGCCGGGCCATGTGACGGCGCTGCTCACCGCGCTGAACGACGCGGGCGTGCCCACGTCCCGTCTCGCCGTCCACTTCCACGACACCTACGGCCAGGCGCTCTCCAACACCCTGGCCGCGCTGCGCCACGGCGTGTCCGTGGTGGACGCCTCGGCGGGCGGCCTCGGCGGCTGCCCGTACGCGAAGAGCGCCACCGGAAATCTGGCCACCGAGGATCTCGTGTGGATGCTCGACGGCCTCGGCATCGAGACCGGGGTCGACCTCGGCCGGCTCACCGCCACGAGCGTGTGGATGGCCGAACAGCTGGGGCGCCCCAGCCCCTCCCGTACCGTCCGCGCCCTCTCCCACAAGGAGTGA
- a CDS encoding acetyl/propionyl/methylcrotonyl-CoA carboxylase subunit alpha, with the protein MFDTVLVANRGEIAVRVIRTLRAMGVRSVAVFSDADADARHVREADTAVRIGPPSAAESYLSVDRLLDAATRTGAQAVHPGYGFLAENAGFAAACEEAGLVFIGPPAPAISLMGDKIRAKETVRAAGVPVVPGSSGSGLGDEELAASAREIGMPVLLKPSAGGGGKGMRLVRAESALMEEIAAARREARASFGDDTLLVERWIDRPRHIEIQVLADGHGNVVHLGERECSLQRRHQKIIEEAPSVLLDEATRAAMGEAAVQAARSCGYRGAGTVEFIVPGTDPSQYYFMEMNTRLQVEHPVTELVTGLDLVEWQLRVAAGEPLGFAQDDITLTGHAVEARICAEDPSRGFLPSGGTVLRLREPSGDGVRTDSGLTEGTEVGSLYDPMLSKVIAYGPDRATALRRLRAALADTVTLGVPTNAGFLRRLLAHPAVVSGEMDTGLVEREAPSLVPEGVPDEVYEAAAAARAEALAPRPGGWTDPFSVPNGWRMGGRPAPLAFPLRVPGHDPVTRAAHPDAARRVGEHAISVELHGVTHTFHRAGSWLGRDGDCWQVLDHDPVEASLSGAAHAGADTLAAPMPGTVTVVKVAVGDAVAAGQSLLVVEAMKMEHVISAPHAGTVTELDVVAGSTVAMDQVLAVVLPDDAGTEGDGAGTAGGEGEAR; encoded by the coding sequence ATGTTCGACACCGTTCTGGTGGCCAACCGCGGCGAGATCGCGGTCCGGGTGATCCGCACCCTGCGCGCCATGGGGGTGCGCTCGGTGGCCGTCTTCAGCGACGCGGACGCCGACGCCCGCCATGTCCGCGAGGCCGACACCGCCGTGCGCATCGGCCCGCCGTCCGCCGCCGAGAGCTACCTGTCCGTGGACCGGCTGCTCGACGCGGCCACCCGCACCGGCGCCCAGGCCGTCCACCCGGGCTACGGCTTCCTCGCGGAGAACGCGGGCTTCGCCGCGGCGTGCGAGGAGGCCGGGCTGGTCTTCATCGGCCCGCCGGCGCCGGCGATCTCGCTGATGGGCGACAAGATCCGGGCCAAGGAGACGGTGCGCGCGGCCGGGGTGCCGGTGGTCCCCGGCTCGTCCGGCAGCGGGCTCGGCGACGAGGAACTCGCCGCGTCCGCCCGGGAGATCGGCATGCCGGTGCTCCTCAAGCCCTCGGCGGGCGGCGGCGGCAAGGGCATGCGGCTGGTCCGCGCCGAGTCGGCGCTGATGGAGGAGATCGCGGCGGCCCGGCGTGAGGCGCGGGCCTCCTTCGGCGACGACACCCTCCTGGTGGAGCGGTGGATCGACCGCCCCCGGCACATCGAGATCCAGGTGCTGGCGGACGGCCACGGCAACGTGGTGCACCTCGGCGAGCGCGAGTGCTCGCTCCAGCGCCGCCACCAGAAGATCATCGAGGAGGCGCCGTCCGTCCTGCTGGACGAGGCGACGCGGGCCGCGATGGGCGAGGCCGCCGTCCAGGCGGCACGTTCCTGCGGCTACCGGGGCGCGGGCACGGTGGAGTTCATCGTCCCGGGCACCGACCCGTCCCAGTACTACTTCATGGAGATGAACACCCGTCTCCAGGTCGAGCACCCCGTCACCGAGCTCGTCACCGGCCTCGACCTGGTGGAGTGGCAGCTGCGGGTGGCGGCGGGCGAGCCGCTGGGCTTCGCCCAGGACGACATCACCCTGACCGGCCACGCCGTGGAGGCCCGGATCTGCGCCGAGGACCCGTCGCGCGGCTTCCTGCCGTCCGGCGGCACGGTGCTGCGCCTGCGCGAGCCGTCGGGCGACGGTGTGCGCACCGACTCGGGCCTGACCGAGGGCACCGAGGTCGGCAGCCTGTACGACCCGATGCTCTCCAAGGTCATCGCCTACGGCCCGGACCGGGCCACCGCGCTGCGCAGGCTGCGCGCGGCGCTCGCCGACACCGTCACCCTGGGCGTCCCGACCAACGCCGGCTTCCTGCGCCGCCTGCTGGCGCACCCGGCGGTCGTGTCGGGCGAGATGGACACCGGGCTGGTGGAGCGCGAGGCGCCCTCGCTGGTCCCGGAGGGGGTGCCGGACGAGGTGTACGAGGCGGCCGCGGCCGCGCGGGCCGAGGCGCTCGCGCCCCGCCCCGGCGGCTGGACGGACCCGTTCTCGGTGCCGAACGGCTGGCGGATGGGCGGCCGGCCCGCGCCGCTCGCCTTCCCGCTGCGGGTGCCGGGGCACGACCCGGTGACCCGGGCCGCGCACCCGGACGCCGCCCGGCGGGTGGGCGAGCACGCGATCTCCGTGGAGCTGCACGGCGTCACCCACACGTTCCACCGCGCCGGCTCCTGGCTCGGCCGGGACGGCGACTGCTGGCAGGTCCTGGACCACGACCCGGTCGAGGCGTCCCTGAGCGGGGCCGCGCACGCCGGGGCGGACACCCTCGCGGCGCCGATGCCCGGCACGGTGACGGTCGTCAAGGTCGCCGTGGGCGACGCGGTCGCCGCGGGCCAGAGCCTGCTGGTGGTGGAGGCGATGAAGATGGAGCACGTCATCTCCGCCCCGCACGCGGGCACCGTCACCGAGCTGGACGTGGTCGCCGGTTCGACGGTCGCCATGGACCAGGTGCTGGCCGTCGTCCTCCCCGACGACGCCGGTACCGAAGGCGACGGCGCAGGCACCGCCGGGGGCGAGGGGGAGGCACGATGA
- a CDS encoding carboxyl transferase domain-containing protein, whose protein sequence is MQQAPVLASAADPASEAWQTNEAAHQELADGLRSRLAAARLGGGEKARARHTARGKLLPRDRVDTLLDPGSPFLELAPLAAEGMYEGQAPAAGVIAGIGRVSGREVVVVANDATVKGGTYYPMTVKKHLRAQEVALENRLPCVYLVDSGGAFLPMQDEVFPDREHFGRIFYNQARMSGAGIPQIAAVLGSCTAGGAYVPAMSDEAVIVRGQGTIFLGGPPLVKAATGEVVTAEELGGGEVHSRVSGVTDHLAEDDAHALRIVRNIVATLPERGPLPWSVEPAEEPKADPAGLYGAVPVDSRTPYDVREVIARIADASRFQEFKSEYGQTLVTGFARIHGHPVGIVANNGILFAESAQKGAHFIELCDQRGIPLLFLQNISGFMVGKDYEAGGIAKHGAKMVTAVACTRVPKLTVVVGGSYGAGNYSMCGRAYGPRFLWMWPNAKISVMGGEQAASVLATVKRDQIEGRGEQWTGEEEESFKAPIRTQYETQGNAYYATARLWDDGVIDPVDTRQVLGLALTACANAPLGDAGFGVFRM, encoded by the coding sequence ATGCAGCAGGCACCAGTGCTGGCGAGCGCCGCGGATCCGGCCTCCGAGGCCTGGCAGACGAACGAGGCGGCCCACCAGGAGCTCGCCGACGGTCTGCGGTCCCGTCTCGCGGCGGCCCGCCTCGGCGGCGGCGAGAAGGCGCGCGCCCGGCACACCGCGCGCGGCAAGCTGCTGCCGAGGGACCGGGTGGACACCCTCCTCGATCCGGGATCCCCGTTCCTGGAGCTCGCGCCGCTCGCGGCCGAGGGGATGTACGAGGGGCAGGCCCCGGCGGCCGGGGTGATCGCCGGCATCGGCCGGGTCAGCGGCCGCGAGGTCGTCGTCGTCGCCAACGACGCGACGGTCAAGGGCGGCACCTACTACCCGATGACGGTCAAGAAGCACCTGCGCGCGCAGGAGGTCGCCCTGGAGAACCGGCTCCCCTGCGTCTACCTGGTGGATTCGGGCGGCGCCTTCCTGCCGATGCAGGACGAGGTCTTCCCCGACCGGGAGCACTTCGGCCGGATCTTCTACAACCAGGCGCGGATGTCCGGTGCGGGCATCCCCCAGATCGCCGCCGTGCTCGGCTCCTGCACGGCCGGCGGGGCGTACGTCCCGGCCATGAGCGACGAGGCCGTGATCGTGCGGGGCCAGGGCACGATCTTCCTCGGCGGCCCGCCGCTGGTGAAGGCCGCCACGGGCGAGGTCGTCACGGCGGAGGAGCTGGGCGGCGGCGAGGTGCACTCGCGGGTCTCCGGTGTCACCGACCACCTCGCCGAGGACGACGCCCACGCCCTGCGCATCGTCCGCAACATCGTCGCCACCCTCCCGGAGCGCGGCCCGCTCCCCTGGTCGGTCGAGCCGGCCGAGGAGCCCAAGGCCGACCCGGCGGGCCTGTACGGCGCCGTCCCGGTCGACTCGCGGACCCCGTACGACGTGCGCGAGGTCATCGCGCGGATCGCGGACGCCTCGCGGTTCCAGGAGTTCAAGTCCGAGTACGGGCAGACCCTGGTCACCGGCTTCGCCCGGATCCACGGCCACCCGGTCGGCATCGTCGCCAACAACGGCATCCTGTTCGCCGAGTCCGCCCAGAAGGGCGCGCACTTCATCGAGCTGTGCGACCAGCGCGGCATCCCGCTGCTGTTCCTCCAGAACATCTCCGGCTTCATGGTCGGCAAGGACTACGAGGCCGGCGGCATCGCCAAGCACGGCGCCAAGATGGTCACGGCCGTGGCGTGCACCCGGGTGCCGAAGCTGACGGTCGTGGTCGGCGGCTCCTACGGCGCGGGCAACTACTCGATGTGCGGCCGGGCCTACGGCCCCCGCTTCCTGTGGATGTGGCCCAACGCCAAGATCTCCGTCATGGGCGGCGAGCAGGCGGCCTCCGTGCTGGCCACCGTCAAGCGCGACCAGATCGAGGGCCGCGGCGAGCAGTGGACGGGCGAGGAGGAGGAGTCCTTCAAGGCTCCGATCCGCACCCAGTACGAGACCCAGGGCAACGCCTACTACGCGACGGCCCGGCTGTGGGACGACGGGGTCATCGACCCCGTGGACACCCGTCAGGTGCTGGGCCTGGCCCTGACCGCCTGCGCCAACGCGCCGTTGGGCGACGCCGGTTTCGGCGTCTTCCGGATGTGA
- a CDS encoding SACE_7040 family transcriptional regulator, which translates to MSTRTSAPTRREQILREAARLFAERGFHGVGVDEIGAAVGISGPGLYRHFPGKDAMLAELLVGISERLLSGGQRRVAETGGDCGALLAALIDGHIDFALNDRPLITLHDRELDRLRDADRRRVRRLQRRYVELWVAVVRELHPEVAEAEARAAVHAVFGLLNSTPHMGVNGSGPLGRPGTEELLRRLAHGAFASLGTPAAPGPAPA; encoded by the coding sequence ATGAGCACCAGGACGTCGGCACCCACGCGCCGCGAGCAGATCCTCAGGGAGGCCGCCCGCCTCTTCGCCGAGCGCGGCTTCCACGGTGTCGGCGTGGACGAGATAGGCGCAGCGGTGGGCATCAGCGGCCCCGGTCTGTACCGGCACTTCCCCGGCAAGGACGCGATGCTGGCCGAGCTGCTCGTGGGCATCAGCGAACGCCTCCTCAGCGGTGGGCAGCGCCGGGTGGCGGAGACGGGTGGCGACTGCGGGGCGCTGCTCGCGGCGCTCATCGACGGGCACATCGACTTCGCGCTCAACGACCGCCCGCTGATCACCCTGCACGACCGGGAACTCGACCGCCTGCGGGACGCGGACCGGCGCCGGGTGCGCCGGCTCCAGCGCCGGTACGTCGAGCTGTGGGTCGCCGTCGTGCGTGAGCTGCACCCCGAGGTCGCCGAGGCCGAGGCGCGCGCGGCGGTCCACGCGGTCTTCGGGCTGCTCAACTCGACCCCCCATATGGGGGTGAACGGCTCCGGCCCGCTCGGCCGCCCCGGCACCGAGGAGCTGCTCCGGCGCCTCGCCCACGGCGCCTTCGCCTCCCTCGGCACCCCGGCCGCCCCGGGACCGGCCCCGGCGTAG
- a CDS encoding phosphatase yields MPIPSRAALVDHLVRSRIAGDVATPRDNNLSHYRKLANGDRHYWLGLELGDRWTDEQDVLAVMAERCGVNDDPSHRQGQDTIDPELTVDALERMAARLRKAAADGERVLFATGHPGGLLDVHRQTAAALRAAGCEIVRIPGGLFADEGMVFQFADVAMLERGATLWHTHSPAPMAAILDCFEHQGTPLPDLVVADHGWAGCAGQRGLDAVGYADCNDPALFIAEAEGTLQVTVPLDDHVTDPRFYDPMTAYLLDAAGLDVPA; encoded by the coding sequence ATGCCGATACCCAGCCGTGCCGCCCTCGTCGACCACCTCGTCCGCTCACGTATCGCTGGAGACGTCGCCACGCCGCGCGACAACAACCTCTCCCACTACCGCAAGCTCGCCAACGGCGACCGGCACTACTGGCTCGGCCTGGAGCTCGGCGACCGCTGGACCGACGAGCAGGACGTCCTCGCCGTCATGGCCGAGCGCTGCGGCGTCAACGACGACCCGTCCCACCGGCAGGGCCAGGACACCATCGACCCCGAGCTGACGGTCGACGCGCTGGAGCGGATGGCCGCGCGGCTGCGCAAGGCCGCCGCTGACGGCGAGCGCGTGCTCTTCGCGACCGGCCACCCCGGCGGCCTGCTCGACGTCCACCGCCAGACCGCCGCGGCGCTGCGGGCGGCCGGCTGCGAGATCGTGCGGATCCCGGGCGGGCTGTTCGCGGACGAGGGCATGGTCTTCCAGTTCGCGGACGTGGCGATGCTGGAGCGCGGCGCGACCCTGTGGCACACCCACTCGCCCGCGCCGATGGCCGCCATCCTGGACTGCTTCGAGCACCAGGGCACGCCGCTGCCCGACCTGGTGGTCGCCGACCACGGGTGGGCGGGCTGCGCCGGGCAGCGCGGGCTCGACGCCGTCGGCTACGCGGACTGCAACGACCCGGCCCTGTTCATCGCCGAGGCCGAGGGCACCCTCCAGGTGACCGTCCCGCTCGACGACCACGTCACGGACCCGCGCTTCTACGACCCGATGACGGCCTACCTGCTCGACGCGGCCGGCCTCGACGTCCCGGCGTGA
- a CDS encoding response regulator — protein sequence MGACDGPEAVDAARELAPDLVLLDVDMPGAHGIGVVLPALRALPRPPAVAMLTALDTPDHLEHALRQGASGFLLKTMEPRMFTDAVRLLAAGGVVCTPPGSAAVVGGWTARAPHRPRPRTRGGSTSSPTASARCSP from the coding sequence GTGGGGGCCTGCGACGGCCCGGAGGCCGTCGACGCGGCCCGGGAGCTCGCCCCCGACCTGGTGCTCCTGGACGTCGACATGCCCGGCGCACACGGCATCGGCGTCGTGCTGCCCGCGCTGCGCGCCCTGCCCCGCCCGCCCGCCGTCGCCATGCTCACCGCGCTCGACACCCCCGACCACCTGGAGCACGCCCTGCGGCAGGGCGCGTCCGGCTTCCTGCTCAAGACGATGGAGCCCCGGATGTTCACCGACGCCGTGCGGCTGCTCGCCGCGGGCGGGGTGGTCTGCACCCCGCCCGGCAGCGCCGCCGTGGTCGGGGGCTGGACGGCCCGGGCCCCGCACCGCCCCCGGCCGCGGACCCGGGGCGGCTCGACGTCCTCACCGACCGCGAGCGCGAGGTGCTCACCCTGA
- a CDS encoding response regulator transcription factor, which yields MLTLIAAGLPNADIAACLGMGVTTVKTHIGAMKRKLGADSRVALAAVLHRTAAP from the coding sequence GTGCTCACCCTGATCGCGGCCGGCCTGCCGAACGCGGACATCGCCGCCTGCCTCGGCATGGGCGTGACCACCGTGAAGACCCACATCGGCGCGATGAAGCGCAAGCTCGGCGCCGACAGCCGCGTCGCCCTCGCCGCCGTCCTCCACCGGACGGCGGCGCCGTGA
- a CDS encoding sensor histidine kinase: MVTACVAEALATRVALTGWMLPTALVVACLLPLRWRFPRCVLLLALPTLVTGELWLPAMAALHALAASERSRRIAAAGAAAVAVVSFVPWRAPGDYVWTVPETVLGVLLSGLLAVAPAALGRLARARRELAARLGELALSQERERRHAAEQAALRERERLARNVHDTAAHHLSLISLRSAELAAAAGSEEYRRQAEALGELSRRAAADLRDTVHHLGPGLDRLHELLGPAGAVAVRLEAEGCPADVGHAAYRIVQEALTNARRHAPGAPAVVDIGPAAGALRVVVRNGPSALPAPRPEPGGGQGLLGLHARAASLGGTLTAASTPDGGFQVEATLPVPGRA; this comes from the coding sequence GTGGTCACGGCGTGCGTCGCCGAGGCCCTGGCGACCCGGGTCGCGCTGACCGGCTGGATGCTCCCGACGGCCCTCGTCGTCGCCTGTCTGCTGCCGCTGCGGTGGCGCTTCCCCCGCTGCGTGCTGCTGCTCGCGCTCCCCACGCTCGTCACCGGCGAGCTGTGGCTGCCCGCGATGGCCGCGCTGCACGCCCTCGCCGCCTCCGAGCGCTCGCGCCGGATCGCGGCGGCCGGGGCCGCGGCGGTCGCCGTGGTGTCCTTCGTGCCCTGGCGGGCACCGGGCGACTACGTGTGGACGGTGCCCGAGACCGTGCTGGGCGTCCTGCTCTCCGGGCTGCTCGCCGTCGCTCCCGCCGCCCTCGGGCGGCTCGCCCGGGCCCGCCGCGAACTGGCCGCCCGCCTCGGCGAACTCGCGCTCTCCCAGGAACGCGAACGCCGCCACGCCGCCGAACAGGCGGCCCTGCGCGAGCGGGAGCGCCTCGCCCGCAACGTCCACGACACCGCGGCCCACCACCTCAGCCTGATCAGCCTGCGCAGCGCCGAACTCGCGGCGGCGGCCGGCTCCGAGGAGTACCGGCGGCAGGCCGAGGCCCTGGGCGAGCTCAGCCGCCGGGCGGCGGCCGACCTGCGCGACACCGTCCACCACCTCGGCCCCGGGCTCGACCGGCTGCACGAACTCCTCGGCCCCGCGGGCGCGGTGGCCGTCCGGCTGGAGGCGGAGGGGTGCCCCGCGGACGTCGGGCACGCCGCGTACCGGATCGTCCAGGAGGCGCTCACCAACGCCCGCCGCCACGCCCCCGGTGCCCCCGCCGTGGTCGACATCGGCCCCGCGGCCGGCGCCTTGCGCGTCGTCGTCCGCAACGGCCCGTCCGCCCTGCCCGCACCCCGGCCCGAACCCGGCGGCGGCCAGGGGCTCCTGGGCCTCCACGCCCGCGCCGCGAGCCTCGGCGGCACCCTGACCGCGGCCTCCACCCCGGACGGCGGCTTCCAGGTCGAGGCCACCCTCCCGGTGCCGGGCCGCGCCTGA
- a CDS encoding cation diffusion facilitator family transporter: MSESNETGEAKEPGGTGEAKEPGATREAKEPGDADGQDLREQGSAREDEPESAFTVIVAAIANLGIAAAKLVAGLVSGSSAMLSEAAHSLADTVTEVMLLAAVKRGDRPADEDHPLGHGPERYIWALLASVATFVGGAVFSFYDGIHSLTHDAEPGDPLLAYIVLAIAFVLESYSLRTGVHQARAEARLLHYGFGRYLRRTPDTAVKAVVMEDSAALVGLLLAAGGLLGGQLTGSGVWDGIASLLIGVLLVYVAWVLGRSNAQLLIGRPLPARLRASVREEILSVPHIVDVLELTTLIQGPREILVAAKVDFRDASSARQVEWACEEAEQQLRERWPSIRRVYLDPTPGLGTQPPAGAAGTGG, translated from the coding sequence ATGAGCGAGTCGAACGAGACGGGCGAGGCGAAGGAACCGGGCGGGACGGGCGAGGCGAAGGAACCCGGCGCGACGCGCGAGGCGAAGGAACCGGGCGATGCGGACGGGCAGGACCTGCGGGAGCAGGGGTCCGCGCGGGAGGACGAGCCCGAGAGCGCCTTCACCGTGATCGTCGCGGCGATCGCCAATCTGGGGATCGCCGCGGCGAAGCTGGTGGCGGGGCTGGTCAGCGGATCGAGCGCGATGCTGTCCGAGGCCGCGCATTCGCTGGCCGACACCGTCACCGAGGTGATGCTGCTCGCGGCCGTGAAGCGCGGCGACCGGCCGGCCGACGAGGACCACCCGCTCGGGCACGGCCCCGAGCGCTACATCTGGGCGCTGCTGGCCTCGGTCGCGACCTTCGTCGGCGGCGCGGTCTTCTCCTTCTACGACGGCATCCACTCCCTCACCCATGACGCGGAGCCGGGCGATCCGCTGCTCGCGTACATCGTGCTCGCCATCGCCTTCGTGCTGGAGTCGTACTCGCTGCGCACCGGTGTCCACCAGGCGCGCGCGGAGGCACGGCTGCTGCACTACGGCTTCGGCCGCTATCTGCGCCGCACCCCGGACACGGCGGTGAAGGCGGTGGTGATGGAGGACTCGGCCGCGCTGGTCGGCCTGCTGCTCGCGGCGGGCGGCCTGCTCGGCGGCCAGCTCACCGGTTCCGGCGTCTGGGACGGCATCGCCTCGCTGCTGATCGGGGTGCTGCTGGTCTACGTCGCCTGGGTCCTGGGCCGCAGCAACGCCCAGCTCCTGATCGGCCGTCCGCTCCCCGCCCGTCTGCGCGCGAGCGTGCGCGAGGAGATCCTCTCGGTGCCCCACATCGTGGACGTGCTGGAGCTGACCACCCTCATCCAGGGCCCCCGCGAGATCCTCGTCGCCGCGAAGGTCGACTTCCGCGACGCGTCCAGCGCCCGCCAGGTCGAGTGGGCCTGCGAGGAGGCGGAACAGCAACTGCGGGAACGCTGGCCCTCCATTCGCCGCGTCTACCTCGACCCCACTCCCGGCCTCGGCACCCAACCCCCGGCGGGGGCGGCCGGCACCGGCGGGTAG
- the tesB gene encoding acyl-CoA thioesterase II, protein MSPALDDLLDLLDLEQIEQNIFRGSSRSAVVPRVFGGQVAAQALVAAGRTVPADRTAHSLHSYFLRMGDPGAPIVYTVDRIRDGRSFTTRRVVAVQHGQPIFHLSASFQTYEEGLEHQAEMPAAPDPETLPTAAELLPRYADRFVDGRVVERFLEARAAVDLRYVDEPPYGTVGRPREPRSQVWFRTVGKLADDPLLHVCLATYVSDMTLLDSVLLAHGRGGWAVGDVVGASLDHAMWFHRPFRADEWLLYDQESPSASGGRGLGQARIHTQDGRLAITVIQEGVVRVPR, encoded by the coding sequence ATGAGCCCTGCACTCGACGATCTGCTCGATCTGCTCGACCTGGAGCAGATCGAGCAGAACATCTTCCGCGGCAGCTCCCGGTCCGCCGTCGTCCCCCGGGTCTTCGGGGGACAGGTGGCGGCCCAGGCGCTGGTCGCCGCGGGCCGTACCGTCCCCGCGGACCGTACGGCGCACTCGCTCCACTCGTACTTCCTGCGCATGGGCGACCCGGGCGCGCCGATCGTGTACACGGTCGACCGCATCCGCGACGGCCGGTCCTTCACCACCCGGCGGGTCGTCGCCGTGCAGCACGGGCAGCCGATCTTCCACCTCTCGGCGTCCTTCCAGACGTACGAGGAGGGGCTGGAGCACCAGGCGGAGATGCCCGCCGCCCCCGACCCCGAGACGCTGCCCACGGCGGCCGAGCTGCTGCCGCGCTACGCGGACCGGTTCGTGGACGGGCGGGTCGTGGAGCGCTTCCTGGAGGCCCGGGCGGCGGTCGACCTGCGCTACGTCGACGAGCCGCCGTACGGCACGGTCGGCCGGCCCCGCGAGCCGCGCTCGCAGGTCTGGTTCCGCACCGTCGGCAAGCTCGCCGACGACCCGCTGCTGCACGTCTGCCTGGCCACCTACGTCTCGGACATGACCCTGCTCGACTCGGTGCTGCTGGCGCACGGCCGGGGCGGCTGGGCGGTCGGTGACGTGGTGGGCGCGTCGCTGGACCACGCGATGTGGTTCCACCGGCCGTTCCGCGCCGACGAATGGCTGCTGTACGACCAGGAGTCGCCGTCCGCCTCCGGCGGGCGGGGCCTCGGCCAGGCCCGCATCCACACCCAGGACGGGCGGCTGGCGATCACCGTCATCCAGGAGGGCGTCGTCCGGGTCCCCCGCTGA
- a CDS encoding acyl-CoA dehydrogenase family protein → MRRTVFNEDHEAFRDTIRAFIEAEVVPVYEEWFAAGQAPREFYHQLGELGIFGINVPEEFGGAGLDSHKFEAVLYEETARAGVQFGGSGVHVLLALPYIKSLATDEQKKRFLPKFVSGEEMWALAMTEPGTGSDLAGMKTTAKLSEDGTHYVLNGSKTFITGGVHADRVIVCARTDAPTAEDRRHGISLFAVDTKAEGYSIGRKLDKLGLRTSDTAELAFVDVKVPVDDLLGEENKGFYYLGSNLPSERWGIAFGAYAQAKAAVRFAKEYVQDRTVFGKTVASFQNTKFELAACQAEVDAAEAVADRALEALDAGELTAAEAASAKLFCTEVAHRVIDRCLQLHGGYGFMNEYPIARLYADNRVNRIYGGTSEVMKMIIAKDMGL, encoded by the coding sequence GTGCGCCGTACCGTTTTCAACGAGGACCACGAGGCGTTCCGGGACACGATCCGCGCCTTCATCGAGGCCGAGGTCGTCCCCGTCTACGAGGAGTGGTTCGCGGCCGGTCAGGCGCCGCGCGAGTTCTACCACCAGCTCGGCGAGCTGGGCATCTTCGGCATCAACGTGCCCGAGGAGTTCGGCGGCGCGGGCCTGGACTCCCACAAGTTCGAGGCGGTCCTCTACGAGGAGACCGCCCGCGCGGGCGTCCAGTTCGGCGGCTCCGGCGTGCACGTGCTGCTCGCCCTCCCCTACATCAAGTCCCTCGCGACCGACGAGCAGAAGAAGCGCTTCCTGCCCAAGTTCGTCTCCGGCGAGGAGATGTGGGCGCTCGCGATGACCGAGCCCGGCACCGGCTCCGACCTCGCGGGCATGAAGACCACCGCCAAGCTCTCCGAGGACGGCACCCACTACGTCCTCAACGGCTCCAAGACCTTCATCACCGGCGGCGTCCACGCCGACCGCGTGATCGTCTGCGCCCGCACCGACGCCCCGACCGCCGAGGACCGCCGCCACGGCATCTCCCTCTTCGCCGTCGACACCAAGGCGGAGGGCTACTCCATCGGCCGCAAGCTGGACAAGCTCGGCCTGCGCACCTCCGACACCGCCGAGCTGGCGTTCGTCGACGTGAAGGTCCCCGTCGACGACCTGCTCGGCGAGGAGAACAAGGGCTTCTACTACCTCGGCTCCAACCTGCCCTCCGAGCGCTGGGGCATCGCCTTCGGCGCCTACGCGCAGGCCAAGGCCGCCGTCCGGTTCGCCAAGGAGTACGTGCAGGACCGCACGGTCTTCGGCAAGACCGTCGCCTCCTTCCAGAACACCAAGTTCGAGCTGGCCGCCTGCCAGGCCGAGGTGGACGCGGCCGAGGCCGTCGCCGACCGCGCCCTGGAGGCCCTGGACGCCGGCGAGCTGACGGCCGCCGAGGCCGCCTCCGCCAAGCTGTTCTGCACCGAGGTCGCGCACCGCGTCATCGACCGCTGCCTCCAGCTCCACGGCGGCTACGGCTTCATGAACGAGTACCCGATCGCCCGCCTGTACGCGGACAACCGCGTCAACCGCATCTACGGCGGCACCAGCGAGGTCATGAAGATGATCATCGCCAAGGACATGGGTCTGTAA